The genomic stretch TGGAGGAGCCACGTCGGTGAGAGGCATCTGTGGGATAATCCCATATTTTGGGGCGCCTCCAGTCCCGCTCTCGTGCATCATGCCTGCATAAAAGTTAGGTGTTTGCGAGCGAATACGCGAGTCCACGCTAGGGGCACATACTAATGGCAGTAACATTCCCATCAGGAGTCCAGCCACCGTTAAGCACTGCAATCGACCAATTTGCAGCTGTCGTATCAATCCCAACCTTGGTTACGCCAAATGGCCGAGCACCACCAACAAAAATGTCACCACCTCCGTAGCCTTTCCCGGCCATGGGGCCTTCAGAGCCCATAAGAGGATTTACATATTGAGAATAATCAACGGATtgagctgttgctgccgTCATCAACCCCAGCAACAAGGGGGCGAGTGGCTGGGTAGGGCAAGATATAAGAAGTCGCATGGTGCACGTTCACTTGATGGCTTTCCACCATCCAAAGAGATAAAAGGACTCGCGGCTGAGATCATTCTCCAAAGGTTGCTGGACAGGTATTTATAACGTGTCTAGCGGGGTTTACCTATAATGCGGAGTAACAAGCAATATGGTTGGATATACTTCGATCTACATACCAATCGGAGAAATATGCCGTTCTGGGGCTCCGACCCTCCGAGTGCCCGCACATCGACATCGACACAATCGAAAAATCCCACCAAAAAAGCCATCCCGCAGTCCTATTAGTACCACGCGCTTCGCTGTCGCCCGTTCCGTTAAGGTCCACACTGAAATTCCCATCCGGGGTAACTTCTTTCTAAACGATCTTTTCAAGGAATCCAAAAATCGTCAAAATGGGTGTCGCTTTCGACAAGTGTGAGACTCGGCCGGCCAACATCGATGCCATCCTCAGCGGTCTGGACAGATACAACCCCGAGACGACCACCATCTTCCAGGATTACGTTGTACAACAATGCGAAGACAGGACATTCGACTGCTATGCCAACTTGGCATTGCTTAAGCTGTGAGTGCATGCGCTTGATCGTTTACGCAATTATTCCCAGAGCTTCGACTCTGCATATGCAATATCACATGGGCTtcaatgatggagagatattttattattatcacGTTTCCTATTAACTGACACCTCAAATTGAGGGATGTCGAGGATTACATACTTCTGATAAAGCCCTCAAAATCATCAAATGTCGCTGAATGAGTTTACTAAACTTTCTCATCGTTCTCGCTAACCTAAACGCCTCCTGGGCAGCTACCAATTCAACCCCCACCTTCTCCAGGCTGAGACTGTCACCAACATCCTTGCTAAGGCGCTTACCGTTTTCCCATCCcctgctttctctctttgccTCTCCCTGCTCCCCGCCCACACTCAGCCCTTCCCCTCCAACACCGAGGCCCAGGCCGCATCCCAGACCTCCGACTTCGTTGAATCTGTTCAGAAGCTTGCGCGCCTTTCCACGCTTCTTGAGTCTGCCCAGTACGCTCAGTTCTGGTCCACCCTGAACTCCGACGATCTCTACGCCGATCTGACCGCCGATGTCGCCGGCTTCGAGGAGCTCGTCCGCATCCGCATCGCTGTTGAGGTTGGCAAGGCATTCCGTGAGATCAACGCCGAGGTTCTCGAGCAATGGCTCGACCTGAGGAGCCGCGAAGCTCTTGAGAAGTTCGTCGCCGAGGTCTGCAGCTGGGAGGTCGACAAGTCCGGCCCCAACGGCACCGTTGTCAAGGTCCCCACCAACAAGGAGAACGAGGTTCGCAGCGAAGTCAAGAGCGAGCGCGTCGGTGTCGAGATGTTCGGCCGTGTTATCAGACGGGGATTTGAGCAGGCCGCCTGAGCGGACTCTACTCTCATCGAAAATCCCACCGtgtctctttccttttcttgctaATATTATGCCTAGAAGATCCAACCCTGTATACGGATCTTCGCTTCGCGTCTTTCCTTGATTGAAAAGACTCGTAAAAGGATTATGTCCGCTTCAGACCCACGAAACGAGCTCGGAGCccaagatgatgatgacggggATAGACCTGCATGAGGAGGGTTGGGAAGTCAGGACCGGCGCATTTGGCGTTACGTGTTTGCTTGACATCACTTATGtttctcatcatcatgatgTTGTCTATGTGAAAAAcaacttttctttctctcccaTATTTACTTCATTATATTCGAGAAGATATCCTATAGAACAAAGATGACTGAGGATTTCTCAGTAACTGGGGCCTTTTTTGTTTACTAAAGTAGGAGATCATGTGTCTAACTGTAGAACTGAGTGAACCACGCTCCGTAATCCACCCCATCTTGATAGAATACACGAGAAGATATAAATTGTGCAACTTGAGTCAATTTTGTCTATGCGGTCATAAGCATTATAGAACATCAGTCATGAGCCTGTCCGTTTATTTCGATTCTTCCCACTGCACTCCCGCCCACTCCTCACGCCAACCGACTACCCCAATTTTCTCCGGGCCACAGTCCTTGCTGCAGACACCAAGAATGATGGTTCCCCATTCCATGCCATCGTCCTTGGGGCCCAGTCCAACCCCCTCACGgccatcctccagcatgcTGATGGCGTGAGGCACGAGCTGCAGCTCGAAAACACGCTGGCTACCACAGTATTCACAGCGTGGCATGCGGCTCGGACCTCCAGTAGTAGTCACCTTAGCGCCCAAGGGAGGGTTCTTGGGGTCGTAAAGAAGTTTTCCGACGGCATCGGTGTGCGAATAGAGAATGGGAGAGCCACGGAATTCATATCGCAAAATCTGCTCAGGGTTATGTCCGAGACGGGTCGAAAATTTCATGAAGACTTTGTCCAGTTCAGACTCCAGGGCATCCTTGAGGTCCGCGCCCGGACCACCATTAGCATCGTCTTCGGTGTTATCGATGACAACATTATCGGGAATTTTCGGGGTAGGGGGACGAGAAAGGGTCTCGTACTCCGCATCTAAATAGTATCGTTTGTACGGTGAGGGGAAGTCGGACTGCGGAGGCCAAGGTGCAGCGGGGCCGGCGGCCTCGGGTGTCTTAATAGTCGGGGGCGGGGAGGAAACTCGAACTTTGTCTGCAAAGGATTCGGAAAGGGAATTTCCGGACGGGTTCGATGGGGCAGCTGGTTTGGCCGGTTGGGGGGCTGCGAGAGGGGCAGCAAACGGGTTGCTGGCTTGTGCGGAGGACGAACTGGTCGAGAAAGGGTTCTGGTTCGCAGAAACGCTCCCAGTGAGAGAGGTCGCCCCGAAAAGACTGGCTCCAAGATCCGGCTTGGGAGCCTCAgtctgcttcttttcctcttctttctccttttctggctcttgcttttcctccttcttgggCGCTGGCTggctcttcaacttccgTGTAGCGCGCAAGGCTCTGATACTGCCGGGCTTGCGGTTGCAGGGTTTTCTGGGGCAGCCGAAGATATACAGTCGTCGCTCATTATCCGGGAAGTGTTCGGGGAGGTCACCGTGCAATTCGAGTAGGAGGACCATAGGACTGTTGCAAACTTTGCAATTGGCGAACTCGCCTGGCGGCGGGGTAGAATCGTCCAGCCATGTCTGAAATCGAGAAGATCAGCATTTGTTTGCTCGCATATCCATTGGGAATAAAAAGGCTGCATACTGGCCAGCCTCCAAGGTGACTGATTGAATCATCTAACAGTTCTTCCGAAGCGTATCCCAAAAGCACACTGGTCTCCGTGaggtcctcatcttcaaacCCCGACGAGTCGCTGTCATAAGGATCCATTGTTGCGAGGTTGATGTGGTGGCGAGACGATTATGGAGAAACCTGGTCTAGAATAATTGACTATATTGATTCATAAGTAGTCGACAATAAGTGTGCACAGAAGGTCAACAGATAAAAGCAATCGGCCCCTCATCAGTCcagcagagaaaaaaaaaaagaccgtAGAAAAAGATTAGGCCGATAAGCGATACGGGGTTCACGATACACTAGTCCGGTTGTGGATTAGTGTCGATATCAACCCCCATACCGCTCTGTGATTCGTCACCTGCTCTGTGCCTTGTTGTCTGAcgtctcatcatcctccatctctcTGGTCTGTAAttgccatctttcttcttatccttaGATCATAATCTTAACCTCAGCTCATCAGAAGAACAGTGTAGGGTGTCTATTGAGTATTGAATTGTGCAGTTGTGCACGTGTCTAAGAGCTTGGATGCGGTGCCGCTAATACACAGTCGTCACTGTTCAGTGCCTTTGATTTGCTCATGGGTGTCTTTGTTAAACCTTCATTCTGGCTCTTAGCCATACACTATGTCATAGCACTATGTTTTATATCATTCAGTGATGCCAAGGAGCATTCATTCACTCAAGCCTCCGATACTGTCCCCAAGCGGGTGGCGATAATCGGTGAGTACTTAAGCTCTAGCTAACTTTTGTATATCAGAAGCTAATGAAGCTCACAGGAGCTGGAGCAGGAGGTGCCTCTACTGCATACTCTCTACGTAAATATGCAGATGCATCCCCAATTCTAGTCAACATCACCGTCTTCGAGCGCAATTCGTACGTGGGCGGTCGATCAACAACAGTAAATGTTCTAGAGCATCCGGCATATCCTGTGGAGCTAGGTGCTTCGATCTTCGTCAAGGTCAACTACAACCTCATGAACGCATCTAAAGAGCTCGGTCTGTTTGTCGATAGCGCTGATGCAACCCGTCCTAAGCAAGCCGATGATAGTATCGGTGTCTGGGATGGGAAGCAATTTGTCTCCGTGCTGCAGAATAACAGTTGGTGGAACATTCCTAAGCTGCTCTGGCGCTACGGCTGGGCACCCATTCGGACCCAGAGCTTGATGAAAAGCACAGTCAACAAATTCTTGAAGCTCTATGAAGAACCTATGTTTCCTTTTAGGTCCCTAactgccgctgccgccgcagTGGGCTTGCTAGACTCGACTTCAACTCCCGGTGATGTTTTTCTTAAGGAGAATAAGATATCTCCTGACTTCTCTCGGGATATCATACAAGCTAGTACACGAGTCAACTACGGGCAGAACCTGGGTCTCATACATGGCCTTGAGACCATGGTGTGCATGGCCACAGAAGGAGCAGTGTCTATCAAGGGTGGAAATTGGCAAATCTTCCATGGAATGCTGAAGGCCGCGCAAGCCGATGTTCGACTCAACCATACAGTGACCTCCATTCAACGTAATGCCGATAACACATTAACTCTAACTTACAAGGCCAACAACTCCAAGGAGCAGAAGCTCGTGTTTGACGAAGTAGTGATTGCTGGTCCTTTGCAGTATTCCGAGCTCTCAATCACTCCTCCGGCGGAAAAACAGCCAGATGAGGTTCCTTTCGTAACACTCCATGTGACCCTATTCTCTTCACCACATAAGCTCTCACCtaaattcttcaacatccaTGAGGCCAATGCCCAGACCCCCGAAACTATTCTCACCACCGTCCCCAGCGGCCTGGATCTAGGCTCCGAAAAGGCAGGAGTGGGTCCAGCCGGTTTCTGGAGCATCAGCACCCTCCGAACAGTGGATCATCCCCCGGTATCCCCAGACGAGAAACCGTCGAAGCACTACGTCTATAAGGTCTTCTCACCCGAGCGGCTATCAGCTGACTTCGTGACAAGCATCTTGGGTCTGGAGAGCCCTTCCGATCCTGTAAAGAACAACAATTTGACTATTAGCGATCTCTCCAAGCAGGATATCAGCTGGCATCACGAGAAGATCTGGAATCCTTACCCGTTCCTCTACCCACGTGTCACATTCGAAGAGACACTCTTGTCCACTAATATCTGGTACACTGGTGGGATCGAGAGCTTCATCTCTACGATGGAAACAAGCGCGCTGATGGGTAAGAATGTCGCCACGTTGCTGTTCCAGTCGTggcaagaacagaaagaggGAACTGTAGAGGATGACCCGGTCGTGGGCTCCGGGGAACGGGTTGAGTTGTAGATGGAGATAAAATATCGACGAGCGTTGTACCGGGCCTAATAGTGTTTTTCTGTGTTTTACTGCGCCCATTATTCGGGTTTTACTAAACATCTGTGGCATCAATTGCACGTTGAAAGATGACATGACTGGTTTGTGCATACAATGCTGAGCATCCAGAGATGAATCAAACTTTACATCGCGATAAAGCCCCAACGTAAAAGTACTAGTGATGGTGACTGGTTGTCCTTGAAACCTCTATTAAACTCATGAGCACCTTCATTACTTGCATTACAGTTCTAGGATATATCTGAATATGACTTCGTGAAAAAATTTCATTAATGTATATTTAATACTGTTCGTGAATGGCAAGCATATCCATTTGAGAGCTGGAAATCCAGCCCGATAATGTAGACATGAACTTTTGTCCTGTTGAAGAGGTGTTGAAAAGCCATCCAATGCTATTTTGTTCGTTCACATACTCATATCCCGTGACCCGCGTAAGGTTGAAAAAGCAGACCGATATAAACCCCTAGTAACGCACACCCAATCCTTTTTAGACGCAAAGATGTTGAACTCGCAAGATTAAACAAATGAAACACAGAAAATTTTGGTATCACATTTAAACGGGGAGAGGGAAGGTGGAAGCCCAGGCGGCAATCTCCTTGCGCAGCTCCAGGATGTCCGAGACGGTCTCGGAGGCAACCTTGGCCTTGAAGTCCTTGAGCTTGTTGGCCTCCTTGGGGAGCGCACCCTGAACATCCTTGCAGAtcttgatggccttgtcgaTGTAGTGAGCGATGCGCTTGAAGTCCTCCTCACCCATACCACGGGTGGTCATGGCAGGAGCACCGATACGGATACCACAGGGGGTAAGGGCAGACTTGTCACCAGGGATGGAGTTCTTGTTGCAAGCAATGTTGATCTGCTCCAGGACAGCCTCAACACGAGCACCGTCCAACTTCTGAGCACGGAGGTCGACCAGGACCATGTGGCTGTCAGTGCCGTCAGAGACGAGCTTGTGGCCCAGCTGCTTGAACTCGttctccagagccttggCGTTGTTCAGGACCTGCTGCTGGTACTGCTTGAACTCGGGAGTGTCAACCTGCTTGAGAGCAACAGCAAGGGCAGTGATGGTGTGGTTGTGGGGACCACCCTGGTGACCAGGGAAAACGGAGAAGTTGATAGGACCCTCAAGGTCGTAAAGAATCTCCTTTCCGGTCTTGTCAGTGCTGCGCACACCCTtgcggaagaagatcatggcACCACGGGGGCCACGAAGAGACTTGtgggtggtggtagtgaCAACATCGGCGTACTCGaagggagaaggaatgaCACCGGCGGCGATCAATCCGGAGATATGGGCCATATCAACAATGAGGTAAGCGCCGACCTTGTCAGCGATCTTGCGCATGCGCTCATAGTCGATCAAGCGGCAGTAGGCGGAGGTACCGGCAACCAGACACTTGGGGCGGTAGAGCTCAGCGTTGGCCTCCAGGGCATCGTAATCAATGATACCAGTCTCAAGGTTGACACGGTAGGGGAAGGTCTCGAAGTAAGTAGAGACAGCAGAGATCCTGAGCGGTTTAGAGTTAGTAACGGAGAAGACGAAACCACCGCTAGACAATGTGAAACCTACTTTCTGGCGGGGGTCTGATAACCGTGGGACAGATGGCCTCCGTGGGGAAGATCCAGACCCATCAGACGGTCATGGGGGCGCATAAGAGCCTGGTAGACCTGCAAGTTGGCAGGGCTGCCACTCAGGCACTGAACGTTGACGCCCCACTTGGCAGGGTCGAGGTTGAAGGCCTTCAGGGCACGGGCCTGGCATGTGAGCTCGATGGCATCGATGTGCTGATTACCACCGTAGTAACGGGCACCGGGGTAACCCTCGGAGTACTTGTTGGACATGGGAGAACCAAGGGCGTCGAAAACGGCGTGAGAAGTGAAGTTCTCCGAAGCGATCAGGACTATGGATTCACGCTGACGCTGAATCTCTTTTTCCTGCGAACTGTTAGACTAGTTCAACACCCATCTTGATTGTATAAGATCAAACTTACCATGATCTGAGCAATTTCGGGATCAGACTCAACGAGAGTCTTCTCCATTTGCTACATTGCCTCGTGAGTCAGTGACTGTGGCACGAAAAATTTCAGCTGCATCAATACTCACGTCCCGGTGGGCCTGCGACAGAGCGTAGGTGGCcattgtggaagatgatgctaGTATAGCAAAAAATACTAGGTAAAAAGATGGGTAGAAAGAGAATTGGAGTgtgaaaggaagagaagaagaagaagaagaaagagaagcagaagagagaaaatggagaCCAGGTCGTAGTAGGTGGGGTGTTGGGTGCCTCAGGAAGAATGTCCCGCCTTTTTAGCATTTTATCATATCCAATAAAAAGAGACTCCGATCAGGGATCTTACGGAGTTCTTTTTCGTACTACGTCGGCCTCCGGGAACGACATCGGAGCTCATTTCTCCCCTCACCGGGAAACTGATTCGCCCGGAGACGGGACCGTGAGGGGCCTCTAACCAACTTGGATTAGTGTCCATTCCCTTGgggaaaaagtaaaaagtaaaaaaaaaaaaagaaaaacttaACGGAGAGCTATGAGTCACATGATGATAGCGTTTCTATACTCCATCCGGAACGGAGACCAAGTCTTCTTGTTTGGAGAAGTTTACGAATATTGCGCAGTTGGAGATCgggcttgttcttctcctcgtTTTCTAAAttactaataataatagcgCTTAAATTAGAAtgaaaaaaacaaaagaaggaCGAAATAAAAAGTCGATTGTGTGTATCATTAGGTGGCATACATATCGTTCCCCTACATGGGACGAGGACCGTGGGAGTCACCGAGGGGTGAGCACGACACACTACCACCCCTCCCCGACAAGACCAACGCATGCCAGACACAACCCTCCAAGATATACTATCAATATGGCGGAACTCGCCATCATGTCGCTGTAATTCTTCGTTCTCTGATGTCCTTCATTTGCCACTCTAAGAAGGATGAACCAGGCCTCTTATTTGAATTCCTTAAAGTTATCGGGGCCAGGCAGCTGTAACAAGGTCTTCCATGTAGCAGCGCCATTAGGGTTCATGGCAGATAGCGTCCATCAATTGCCCCCAAGGTATCTAGCACGCTTTACTATCCCTTGCTTAGCCAGATCTTAGCAAACCGATGTGTTTGTCTACAATCCAGAATGGTACTGGGAGCCATCGTCAGGACTCGCAAGTTGTAATCCAAGTTGTGCTTCCATGATGAATCCAATGTTCCCTCTCACTGATCGCAAATTAAAGGCAATCTGTGTGTTCAAATCTGTTACCGTTACGATAGGAATACCCGCCGTGGAACAGACATTCGTATCGTGGTGGAGCCTCCAGTCAAGCTGCTCCCATCTCcgttttctctgttttcgCAGGGTCGGCTCTTCTCCCAAAATCTGAGATGACCGATTTCAGTCTAGAGATTCTGTGCTCAAGTTCTttgatctccttctcctgttccACAACTGAGCGGTGCACATCAGGCAGGCTCTCCACCACAGCTTGTGCTTTCTGTATACGAATCTTGATGGAGCTGGCCTCGGTAGGAAGGTCTTTGATGTCTAACGGTGGAGGCGCGTTTGAACTCAACGCAGCTATTTCGGCCGCAGCGGAGGCGCTACCTGGTGCCGCGGAAGAAACGGTGGGCATTACGCCATGGCCGTCATTATTTTGATTCCCAGCAGTcggttgctgttgttgtggGTGAGGCTGAGACTGTACTGCGGCGGTGGACGTGGCACCGGTGGGAGCTGTAGCTGCAGCTGGATCTTCGGCAGCTCGTGTGTCGTTTGATACGCCTTCAGTATTCGCCTGTGGTGAGAGCAGCCGGAGAAGCAGACCATGCAATGGTGGGATTATATCGAACgtttgtggaggagggaaggggaCTGGTTGCGGCACTGTTGATGGTGCAGCCGTTGTATCCCTAACGATGGGCGTCTGGGGAGCCGACGATAATTTTGGCAGTGGAGTAAGCGCCGCTGGGGATCGAGAAGCCATTGCGGGGACAGGTAATGGCTTTGCGACGAACGAAGACGAAGGTAATTATGATCAGGGTAATTGTTTAGGGAAGAGTCGGAACGGGTAAAGCAGAGCGGACGAGAACAACCGGTCGCCGCCCGTGACTTTTGACTAAAGAGAAGTGACGTCGCACCAGCAGACCAGTTGACTGACACTCACCCTAAAAGCGTCACCGGCGGAAcacccctccccctccatTTCAATCACCCGATACTACTGCTTCTCACCGGTCAACCTatattttcctcttttcttctcctccctccttttctccaccacctccttctTTTACTCTCACTTTTATTTAACCTCCTCCCTTTGGTCAgtgattctccttctccccaatTCCCCCCCAAAATTAGTTAAACCTTGTCCGGGAATTGACTATCTCGCAGTTTCATTATGGCCAAGGTTGACCAAAAAGTTGTTCTTGGTAAGTCTTTGCGCTGCAGTGCCATCCGGCTTTCCAAACCAAATCGCTAACACGGTCTACCAGTCGTCATCGACGGCTGGGGTGTTGCCGGCCCCGACTCCCGCAAGGATGGTGATGCTATCCTCGCTGCGGAGACTCCCTTCATGTCCGGTTTTGCCGAGGCCGATTCCAAGACCGCCCAGGGCTACTCCGAGCTCGATGCCTCGTCGCTTGCTGTCGGATTACCGGAAGGTCTCATGGGTAACAGTGAAGTCGGCCATCTGAACATTGGTGCGGGACGTGTGGTCTGGCAAGACAGTGTTCGTATCGACCAAACCCTCAAGAAGGGCGAGTTGAACAAGGTAGACAACGTCGTTGCATCCTTCAAGCGTGCCAAGGAAGGCAATGGCCGTCTTCATCTCCTGGGCCTGGTCTCCGACGGTGGTGTCCACTCCAACATCACCCACCTTATCGGCCTGTTGAAGGTTgccaaggagatggagattcCCAAGGTTTTCATCCACTTCTTCGGCGATGGACGTGACACCGAACCCAAGAGCGCTACCAAGTACATGCAGCAGCTTCTCGATCAGACCAAGGAAATCGGCATTGGTGAAATCGCCACTGTTGTTGGACGCTACTGGGCCATGGACCGCGACAAGCGCTGGGACCGTGTCGAAATTGCCATGAAGGGCATTGTCTCGGGAGAGGGCGAGGAGTCGTCCGATCCTGTTAAGACCATCAACGAGCGCTACGAGAAGGATGAGACCGACGAGTTCCTGAAGCCCATCATCGTCGGTGGCGAGGAGAGACGGGTCAAGGGTATGATGGACTATTCAACGCTTCGCAGTGTGCTGATGGCTGATGAAATTTGACAGACGATGacacccttttcttcttcaactacCGCTCTGACCGTGTTCGCGAAATCACCCAACTGCTCGGTGACTACGACCGCAGCCCTAAGCCCGACTTCCCTTACCCGAAGAACATCCACATTACCACTATGACCCAGTATAAGACCGACTACACATTCCCTGTTGCTTTCCCCCCTCAGCACATGGGTAACGTGCTCGCTGAATGGCTCAGCAAGAAGGATGTTCAGCAATGTCACGTTGCCGAGACTGAGAAGTACGCTCACgtcactttcttctttaa from Aspergillus oryzae RIB40 DNA, chromosome 1 encodes the following:
- a CDS encoding 2,3-bisphosphoglycerate-independent phosphoglycerate mutase (phosphoglycerate mutase), which codes for MAKVDQKVVLVVIDGWGVAGPDSRKDGDAILAAETPFMSGFAEADSKTAQGYSELDASSLAVGLPEGLMGNSEVGHLNIGAGRVVWQDSVRIDQTLKKGELNKVDNVVASFKRAKEGNGRLHLLGLVSDGGVHSNITHLIGLLKVAKEMEIPKVFIHFFGDGRDTEPKSATKYMQQLLDQTKEIGIGEIATVVGRYWAMDRDKRWDRVEIAMKGIVSGEGEESSDPVKTINERYEKDETDEFLKPIIVGGEERRVKDDDTLFFFNYRSDRVREITQLLGDYDRSPKPDFPYPKNIHITTMTQYKTDYTFPVAFPPQHMGNVLAEWLSKKDVQQCHVAETEKYAHVTFFFNGGIEKQFAGEVRDMIPSPKVATYDLDPKMSAEAVGQKMADRIAEGKFEFVMNNFAPPDMVGHTGKYEAAIQGVAATDKAIGVIYEACKKQGYVLFITADHGNAEEMLTEKGTPKTSHTTNKVPFIMANAPEGWSLKKEGGVLGDVAPTVLAAMGIEQPEEMSGQNLLVKA
- a CDS encoding small subunit rRNA maturation protein TSR4 (uncharacterized MYND Zn-finger protein) is translated as MDPYDSDSSGFEDEDLTETSVLLGYASEELLDDSISHLGGWPTWLDDSTPPPGEFANCKVCNSPMVLLLELHGDLPEHFPDNERRLYIFGCPRKPCNRKPGSIRALRATRKLKSQPAPKKEEKQEPEKEKEEEKKQTEAPKPDLGASLFGATSLTGSVSANQNPFSTSSSSAQASNPFAAPLAAPQPAKPAAPSNPSGNSLSESFADKVRVSSPPPTIKTPEAAGPAAPWPPQSDFPSPYKRYYLDAEYETLSRPPTPKIPDNVVIDNTEDDANGGPGADLKDALESELDKVFMKFSTRLGHNPEQILRYEFRGSPILYSHTDAVGKLLYDPKNPPLGAKVTTTGGPSRMPRCEYCGSQRVFELQLVPHAISMLEDGREGVGLGPKDDGMEWGTIILGVCSKDCGPEKIGVVGWREEWAGVQWEESK
- a CDS encoding CSN8/PSMD8/EIF3K family protein (uncharacterized conserved protein), yielding MGVAFDKCETRPANIDAILSGLDRYNPETTTIFQDYVVQQCEDRTFDCYANLALLKLYQFNPHLLQAETVTNILAKALTVFPSPAFSLCLSLLPAHTQPFPSNTEAQAASQTSDFVESVQKLARLSTLLESAQYAQFWSTLNSDDLYADLTADVAGFEELVRIRIAVEVGKAFREINAEVLEQWLDLRSREALEKFVAEVCSWEVDKSGPNGTVVKVPTNKENEVRSEVKSERVGVEMFGRVIRRGFEQAA
- a CDS encoding glycine hydroxymethyltransferase SHM2 (glycine/serine hydroxymethyltransferase), with the translated sequence MATYALSQAHRDQMEKTLVESDPEIAQIMEKEIQRQRESIVLIASENFTSHAVFDALGSPMSNKYSEGYPGARYYGGNQHIDAIELTCQARALKAFNLDPAKWGVNVQCLSGSPANLQVYQALMRPHDRLMGLDLPHGGHLSHGYQTPARKISAVSTYFETFPYRVNLETGIIDYDALEANAELYRPKCLVAGTSAYCRLIDYERMRKIADKVGAYLIVDMAHISGLIAAGVIPSPFEYADVVTTTTHKSLRGPRGAMIFFRKGVRSTDKTGKEILYDLEGPINFSVFPGHQGGPHNHTITALAVALKQVDTPEFKQYQQQVLNNAKALENEFKQLGHKLVSDGTDSHMVLVDLRAQKLDGARVEAVLEQINIACNKNSIPGDKSALTPCGIRIGAPAMTTRGMGEEDFKRIAHYIDKAIKICKDVQGALPKEANKLKDFKAKVASETVSDILELRKEIAAWASTFPLPV
- a CDS encoding RNA polymerase II mediator complex middle subunit MED9 (predicted protein), producing the protein MASRSPAALTPLPKLSSAPQTPIVRDTTAAPSTVPQPVPFPPPQTFDIIPPLHGLLLRLLSPQANTEGVSNDTRAAEDPAAATAPTGATSTAAVQSQPHPQQQQPTAGNQNNDGHGVMPTVSSAAPGSASAAAEIAALSSNAPPPLDIKDLPTEASSIKIRIQKAQAVVESLPDVHRSVVEQEKEIKELEHRISRLKSVISDFGRRADPAKTEKTEMGAA